A window from Sinanaerobacter sp. ZZT-01 encodes these proteins:
- a CDS encoding DMT family transporter — MTQQMKADGMLVLVTLFWGISYLLMDISLEAMGPFTLNAYRFLGAFFIAAICAFPKVRTVNRITLKYSALLGFILLFVYIGATFGVLYTSLSNAGFLCALTVVLTPLFGFLFLRQKTSKKLALVVAMAFTGIALLTLTESLKPRVGDLLCIMCAAAYAIDLLMTERVVKKEGVNVFQVGVFQLGFTGTFMLFMSFFFERPVLPNSSKVWISVLILSIFCTGMAFIVQVIAQQYTSAAHVGVIFALEPVFAGIVAYFFAGEILSPRAYLGAFLLVSSLFVMEIDFKKLFAKKKELEEV; from the coding sequence ATGACACAGCAGATGAAAGCAGACGGAATGTTAGTTTTGGTGACTCTTTTTTGGGGAATTTCATATTTACTAATGGATATCAGTTTAGAAGCAATGGGCCCTTTCACACTAAATGCGTACCGATTTTTGGGAGCCTTTTTTATTGCTGCCATTTGTGCATTCCCAAAAGTAAGGACCGTGAATCGCATTACGTTAAAATACAGTGCATTATTAGGGTTTATTTTGCTCTTTGTATATATTGGTGCAACCTTTGGGGTTCTTTATACAAGTCTTTCAAATGCAGGATTTTTATGTGCGCTGACCGTTGTTTTAACGCCGTTATTCGGATTTTTATTTTTGCGTCAGAAAACCAGCAAAAAATTAGCCCTTGTAGTTGCGATGGCTTTTACAGGGATTGCTCTGCTCACCCTGACTGAGTCACTAAAGCCTAGAGTGGGAGACCTTTTATGCATAATGTGCGCTGCTGCTTATGCAATTGATCTTTTAATGACAGAGCGGGTAGTAAAAAAGGAAGGGGTCAACGTATTTCAGGTCGGTGTATTTCAATTGGGATTTACAGGTACTTTTATGCTGTTTATGAGCTTTTTTTTTGAAAGACCAGTATTGCCAAATTCTTCGAAGGTATGGATTTCTGTGCTGATTCTATCTATTTTTTGCACAGGAATGGCCTTCATTGTGCAGGTAATCGCGCAGCAGTACACCAGTGCGGCACATGTTGGAGTAATTTTTGCCTTGGAGCCTGTTTTTGCAGGAATTGTAGCTTATTTTTTTGCAGGGGAAATTTTATCGCCTCGTGCTTATCTAGGTGCATTTTTATTGGTTAGCAGCCTGTTTGTCATGGAGATTGATTTTAAAAAACTATTTGCTAAAAAGAAAGAACTGGAAGAAGTGTGA
- the nuoE gene encoding NADH-quinone oxidoreductase subunit NuoE has translation MTCKKDGCQCGGNAAADFSELAPVLEKYAKVPGSLITILQKAQDIYGYLSMDAIHYISECTGIKPAKIYGVATFYAQFRLKPIGKYLIMLCKGTACHVNGADMIEEAINEHLNIQDGETTEDGLFTLNNVACLGCCSLAPVMMIKAADGEETFGELTKDKVKAILTDYKSKEA, from the coding sequence ATGACTTGTAAGAAAGACGGATGTCAGTGCGGCGGTAATGCAGCTGCGGACTTCTCTGAATTAGCTCCTGTACTGGAAAAGTACGCAAAGGTACCGGGAAGCCTGATTACCATTTTACAAAAAGCACAGGACATTTATGGATATCTTTCCATGGATGCGATTCACTACATTTCCGAATGTACCGGAATCAAGCCTGCAAAAATTTATGGTGTTGCTACTTTTTATGCACAATTTCGTTTAAAGCCAATCGGAAAGTATTTAATTATGCTATGTAAGGGGACCGCCTGCCATGTAAACGGAGCGGATATGATTGAAGAGGCAATCAATGAGCACTTAAACATTCAAGACGGTGAGACGACAGAAGATGGATTGTTTACATTAAACAATGTAGCTTGTCTGGGATGCTGTAGTTTGGCACCGGTCATGATGATTAAGGCTGCGGACGGTGAAGAAACTTTTGGTGAATTGACAAAAGATAAGGTCAAGGCAATCTTAACTGATTACAAAAGCAAGGAAGCGTAG
- a CDS encoding NADH-quinone oxidoreductase subunit NuoF: protein MKVIIGQGSCGIATGAKKTSNEFEKLVAEKGLTNVTIDKTGCIGTCYLEPIVDIYDDDGTLTRYVKVQPEKVAEIVEKHIVGGKPVDELAISVKDETFLDQQKRVVLRNAGVINPEHIEEYIAVGGYEAVKKVITSMTQDEVIEEIKISGLRGRGGAGFPTWFKWNAAKQNMASDKYMVCNADEGDPGAFMDRSVLEGDPHSLIEGMTIGGYAMGATEGIIYVRAEYPLAIARLEIAMQQAREKGFLGKNLFGSNFSFDLRIKAGAGAFVCGEETALIASLEGERGMPRLKPPFPAAKGYWQKPTNINNVETFANVPWILANGGEAFAAMGTQQSKGTKVFALAGKIKKGGLVEVPMGLPLKDVIYGIGGGIKQDKAFKAVQMGGPSGGCIPAELIETPVTYEDINKTGAIVGSGGMIVMDENTCMVDMARYFLDFTRKESCGKCNYCRVGTKRMLEILERITQGKGKDGDIELLEELAAKIKDGSMCGLGQTAPNPVLTTIKYFRNEYEDHIYNHKCTAKSCKSLIHFEITDACVGCTLCAKRCPVDAITGSVKNKHVIDQEKCIKCGKCEEGCKFGAVVRE from the coding sequence ATGAAAGTGATAATCGGACAGGGAAGCTGCGGTATCGCAACTGGCGCGAAAAAGACCTCTAACGAGTTCGAAAAGCTTGTTGCTGAAAAAGGTCTTACAAATGTGACCATTGATAAGACCGGATGTATCGGAACTTGTTATTTGGAGCCAATTGTAGACATTTATGACGATGACGGAACGTTAACTAGATATGTAAAAGTACAGCCGGAGAAGGTTGCCGAGATTGTAGAAAAACATATAGTTGGTGGAAAGCCGGTGGATGAACTCGCAATTTCTGTTAAGGATGAAACGTTTCTTGACCAGCAAAAGAGAGTTGTTTTAAGAAATGCAGGCGTAATTAATCCAGAACATATCGAGGAATACATTGCTGTAGGCGGATATGAAGCGGTAAAAAAAGTAATTACTTCAATGACACAGGATGAAGTAATTGAGGAGATTAAGATTTCCGGCCTCCGAGGACGCGGGGGTGCGGGATTCCCCACTTGGTTTAAATGGAATGCGGCCAAGCAAAATATGGCAAGTGATAAATATATGGTATGTAATGCGGATGAGGGTGATCCCGGCGCATTTATGGATCGAAGCGTATTAGAAGGAGATCCACATTCTTTAATTGAAGGAATGACCATCGGCGGTTATGCAATGGGAGCAACCGAGGGAATTATTTACGTGCGTGCAGAATACCCTTTGGCAATTGCTAGACTTGAAATTGCGATGCAGCAGGCAAGAGAAAAAGGTTTCTTAGGGAAGAATCTATTTGGTTCGAACTTCAGTTTTGATCTTCGTATTAAAGCAGGAGCAGGTGCTTTCGTGTGCGGTGAAGAGACTGCGTTGATCGCGTCCCTAGAAGGAGAAAGAGGTATGCCTCGTTTGAAACCGCCGTTTCCGGCAGCAAAGGGATATTGGCAGAAACCGACCAATATTAATAACGTAGAAACTTTTGCGAATGTGCCTTGGATATTAGCAAATGGAGGAGAAGCATTTGCGGCAATGGGTACACAGCAGAGCAAAGGTACAAAGGTATTTGCTTTAGCTGGAAAGATTAAAAAAGGCGGTTTGGTAGAAGTTCCGATGGGACTTCCTCTAAAGGACGTTATTTATGGTATCGGTGGTGGCATTAAACAGGATAAAGCGTTTAAAGCCGTTCAAATGGGGGGGCCTTCTGGTGGTTGCATCCCAGCAGAATTAATCGAAACGCCGGTAACCTATGAAGACATTAATAAAACTGGTGCAATTGTTGGATCCGGTGGAATGATTGTAATGGATGAAAATACTTGCATGGTAGACATGGCAAGATATTTCTTGGATTTTACAAGAAAAGAATCCTGCGGTAAATGTAATTACTGTCGTGTTGGTACAAAAAGAATGCTGGAAATTCTGGAAAGAATCACACAGGGCAAAGGGAAAGACGGAGACATTGAACTGTTGGAAGAACTGGCAGCAAAAATCAAAGATGGATCGATGTGTGGTCTGGGACAGACAGCTCCGAACCCAGTATTGACTACGATCAAATATTTTAGAAATGAATATGAAGATCATATTTATAACCATAAATGTACGGCAAAATCCTGTAAGTCATTAATTCATTTCGAAATTACAGATGCTTGTGTAGGCTGTACGCTGTGTGCAAAAAGATGTCCGGTAGATGCGATTACGGGTTCGGTTAAGAACAAACATGTGATTGATCAGGAAAAATGTATTAAGTGCGGTAAATGTGAAGAAGGCTGTAAGTTCGGTGCAGTCGTTAGAGAATAA
- a CDS encoding molybdopterin-dependent oxidoreductase, which produces MNKLRLNIDGKEVLGVAGQTILDIAKENDIFIPTLCFDERTEIYGSCGLCMVEVEGNPKLCKACATTIAPNMVVKTDTSRVIESRKTNLELLLSNHVGDCRPPCVLACPAQTDCQGYVGLIANGQFEEAIELIKDKIPLPGAIGRVCPHPCEDHCRRKLVDEPISIAWLKRFAADTDMFGEDPFLPEIPAPTGKRVAVIGGGPYGLSIAYFLRRMGHEITIFEAMPKLGGMLRYGIPEYRLPKEILDEEIYLIERMGVELRPNTKIGVDIPFETIREDFDAVCIGIGAWISTGVGCKGEDAEGVIGGIDFLRKVVRNEEIKLGENVAIVGGGNTAMDACRTAVRLGAKNVYNIYRRTKDEMPADRIEIEEGEEEGVIFKNLTNPIEIVKDENGHAKQVVLQVMELGEPDASGRRAPKPIEGKTETLDIDTVILAIGQAVNPSGFDGLDLTRKKGVVYDKDTFMTSIPGVFAGGDCGNDKISIAIESIADAKKSSYIIDAYLAGEDVKYEKPYTVERHDITEKTFEDRERECRPKMEQLEADERKDNFTEVVFGYDMEQAVEDASRCLECGCHDYFECKLIDFANQYDVKPDRFAGEVNQVEYEDDHPFILRDPNKCILCGLCVRVCDEVMGIGALGLVHRGFDTVVKPTLELPLAESGCISCGQCVSVCPTGALQERLTIAKSVPLKTEETETTCSFCSVGCSMKLETCGDMLIKSVPDKEGVVNKGLLCGKGKFGFDCVELEGKILDPMIKKNGTFEEADYHEALVLTAKKAQSIGTKYGKQAVAVSISDRYTNEEAYVIKKFAQAIGAKTLCFNHRESGISKVLGYDASPNTIDELLSTDVILVTGFATMKNPVIELKIKQAAENGAKVILVNPVDYNQDKFFNYATKVVYTDNDLSFLQGVANALIGMGKGNGMNGLEALKASVEKAEITEDVKEVAELYANAKKAMIVFQQNLVTVEAATLLADIAVVSGHVGSPRDGILQVKAKNNSQGLIDLGIRAGKEALDGVKALLVFGEDPDADLSALEFLMVSDTHMTETAEKADVILPGTGFASADGTFTNTERRLQAVNQAVNEEISFNNWELAAELAHVFEVEMPFDDEVDISREMDDLLLSYRYAQIGEVLGGVLSCEDPTLVPVEKAAFVEEMKNSDNLMNMMDERLPKPVK; this is translated from the coding sequence TTGAATAAACTTAGACTAAACATTGACGGAAAAGAAGTCTTGGGTGTTGCAGGTCAAACGATTTTAGACATCGCAAAAGAAAATGATATTTTCATTCCTACTCTTTGCTTTGACGAAAGAACTGAAATTTACGGTTCGTGCGGACTTTGCATGGTAGAAGTGGAAGGCAATCCGAAGTTATGCAAAGCTTGTGCTACAACCATTGCGCCGAATATGGTGGTAAAAACGGATACAAGCAGAGTTATTGAATCCAGAAAAACAAATTTAGAGCTTTTGCTTTCCAATCACGTTGGTGATTGCAGACCTCCTTGCGTGTTGGCATGCCCAGCTCAGACAGACTGTCAAGGGTATGTGGGCTTAATTGCAAATGGTCAGTTCGAAGAAGCGATTGAGCTGATTAAAGACAAAATTCCTCTACCGGGAGCGATTGGAAGGGTTTGTCCACATCCTTGCGAAGACCACTGTCGCAGAAAATTGGTTGATGAGCCGATTTCCATTGCGTGGCTGAAGCGTTTTGCTGCTGATACCGATATGTTCGGAGAAGATCCTTTCTTGCCAGAAATTCCAGCTCCGACAGGGAAGCGTGTTGCTGTAATCGGTGGTGGTCCTTATGGACTTTCCATTGCTTATTTCCTAAGAAGAATGGGCCATGAGATTACTATTTTCGAAGCAATGCCTAAACTTGGAGGTATGCTGCGTTACGGTATTCCGGAATATCGTCTTCCAAAAGAAATTTTAGACGAAGAAATCTACTTGATTGAAAGAATGGGTGTGGAACTAAGACCGAATACGAAAATTGGTGTGGACATTCCATTTGAAACCATTCGTGAAGATTTTGATGCGGTATGCATTGGTATCGGTGCGTGGATATCTACCGGTGTTGGATGCAAGGGCGAGGATGCAGAAGGTGTAATCGGTGGTATTGACTTTTTGAGAAAGGTTGTGCGTAACGAAGAAATCAAGCTTGGTGAGAATGTAGCGATTGTCGGAGGCGGAAATACAGCGATGGATGCTTGCAGAACCGCTGTAAGATTGGGAGCGAAAAACGTTTATAATATCTATAGACGTACGAAAGATGAAATGCCTGCTGATCGGATCGAGATTGAAGAGGGTGAAGAAGAAGGCGTTATCTTTAAAAATCTGACTAATCCGATTGAAATCGTCAAGGATGAGAACGGTCATGCAAAGCAGGTTGTGCTTCAAGTTATGGAGCTTGGCGAACCGGATGCCAGCGGCAGAAGAGCACCGAAGCCGATCGAAGGAAAGACAGAGACATTAGATATCGATACCGTAATTCTTGCAATTGGTCAAGCGGTTAATCCAAGTGGATTTGACGGACTTGATTTAACAAGAAAGAAGGGTGTTGTTTACGATAAGGATACGTTTATGACCAGTATCCCTGGCGTATTTGCAGGTGGTGACTGTGGAAACGATAAAATTTCCATTGCGATTGAATCCATCGCGGATGCGAAAAAATCAAGCTATATTATTGATGCATATTTAGCTGGTGAAGATGTTAAATATGAAAAACCATATACAGTAGAAAGACATGATATCACAGAAAAAACATTTGAGGACAGAGAAAGAGAATGTCGTCCGAAGATGGAACAGCTGGAAGCGGATGAAAGAAAAGATAACTTTACAGAAGTAGTTTTTGGATATGATATGGAACAGGCTGTAGAAGATGCTTCCCGCTGCTTGGAATGTGGATGCCATGACTATTTTGAATGTAAGCTGATTGACTTTGCAAATCAGTATGATGTAAAACCGGATCGTTTTGCAGGAGAAGTGAACCAGGTCGAATATGAGGATGACCATCCGTTCATTTTAAGAGATCCTAATAAATGTATTCTTTGCGGACTTTGTGTACGTGTCTGCGATGAGGTAATGGGAATTGGTGCGTTAGGACTTGTTCACAGAGGATTTGATACAGTTGTAAAACCTACTTTGGAATTACCGCTTGCTGAGTCTGGATGTATTTCTTGCGGACAATGTGTCAGCGTATGTCCAACCGGAGCATTGCAGGAAAGGCTTACTATTGCAAAATCCGTTCCTCTTAAGACGGAAGAAACAGAAACAACTTGCTCTTTCTGTTCTGTCGGGTGCAGCATGAAGCTTGAGACCTGCGGAGATATGTTAATCAAGTCTGTGCCGGATAAAGAAGGCGTTGTAAATAAGGGACTTCTTTGTGGCAAAGGGAAATTTGGTTTTGATTGTGTAGAGCTGGAAGGAAAAATTCTTGATCCAATGATTAAGAAAAATGGAACCTTTGAAGAAGCAGATTACCATGAGGCATTGGTATTGACGGCTAAGAAAGCACAATCCATTGGTACAAAATACGGGAAACAGGCAGTTGCAGTTTCCATTTCTGATCGTTATACCAATGAAGAAGCTTATGTAATCAAGAAATTTGCACAGGCAATCGGCGCAAAAACTTTATGCTTTAACCATAGAGAAAGTGGTATTTCTAAGGTTCTTGGCTATGATGCTTCTCCAAATACGATAGATGAATTGCTGTCAACCGATGTGATTTTAGTCACTGGTTTTGCTACAATGAAAAATCCGGTTATTGAATTAAAGATAAAACAGGCTGCGGAAAATGGAGCAAAAGTTATTCTCGTTAACCCTGTAGATTATAATCAAGATAAGTTCTTTAACTATGCAACTAAAGTTGTATATACGGATAATGATTTATCCTTCCTGCAAGGCGTTGCAAATGCTTTGATTGGGATGGGTAAAGGTAACGGAATGAACGGCTTAGAAGCATTAAAAGCTTCTGTAGAAAAAGCCGAGATCACAGAAGATGTGAAAGAAGTAGCTGAATTATATGCAAATGCAAAGAAAGCAATGATCGTATTCCAGCAGAACCTTGTTACGGTTGAAGCAGCTACACTGCTTGCTGATATTGCAGTTGTTTCCGGACACGTTGGATCACCGAGAGATGGTATCTTGCAAGTGAAAGCTAAGAACAACAGCCAAGGACTCATTGACTTGGGTATTCGTGCAGGCAAAGAGGCACTGGACGGCGTGAAAGCCTTATTGGTATTTGGTGAAGATCCGGATGCAGATTTATCTGCATTGGAATTCTTAATGGTTTCTGATACACATATGACCGAAACAGCTGAAAAGGCAGATGTAATCTTGCCTGGAACTGGATTTGCGTCAGCAGATGGTACTTTTACAAATACAGAAAGAAGACTTCAGGCTGTAAATCAAGCTGTAAATGAAGAGATTTCATTTAATAATTGGGAACTCGCTGCAGAGTTGGCTCATGTATTTGAAGTGGAAATGCCGTTTGATGATGAGGTTGATATTTCCAGAGAAATGGATGACTTACTTCTAAGCTACCGTTATGCGCAAATCGGTGAGGTTCTAGGGGGAGTACTTTCGTGTGAAGATCCAACCTTAGTGCCTGTAGAAAAAGCAGCATTTGTAGAAGAAATGAAAAATAGTGATAATCTAATGAATATGATGGATGAAAGACTGCCAAAACCGGTAAAATAA
- a CDS encoding transcriptional repressor translates to MRSSYNTKLKQNILDFLTENENTSVSAKEIYEYLLSLGEQMNLSTVYRNLERLVLDKAVLKYVSDDGKASVYIWNNEQRSCFEHLHLQCISCGKLIHLDCECSDEFVKLLIKKHDFELKCDNTVLYGECGHCRQKHAAKEKNK, encoded by the coding sequence ATGCGCAGCAGCTATAACACAAAATTAAAGCAAAACATACTGGATTTTCTGACAGAAAACGAGAATACGTCCGTTTCAGCAAAAGAGATCTATGAGTATCTTTTATCTCTTGGTGAACAGATGAATCTTTCAACCGTCTATCGTAACCTTGAGCGCCTCGTTTTGGATAAGGCAGTATTGAAGTATGTTTCCGATGATGGAAAGGCTTCTGTTTATATCTGGAATAATGAGCAGAGATCGTGTTTTGAACATTTACATTTGCAATGCATTAGTTGTGGGAAACTCATTCATCTTGATTGCGAATGCTCAGATGAATTTGTAAAACTTCTCATAAAAAAACACGATTTTGAGCTGAAATGTGATAATACAGTATTATATGGAGAATGCGGGCATTGTCGTCAAAAACATGCTGCAAAAGAAAAAAATAAATAA
- a CDS encoding metal ABC transporter substrate-binding protein, which produces MAINKKWTVLITGMILVLAVLSGCNAKNEEIAEPGIKEEGAKKIVAVSVVPEASFVKAVCGDLTEVVTMIPPGNSPENYEPTPQEIQKFSDASIYFSIGVPTEKENIMPNVGENTKVVPLKEAVSSVYADRMIGESRDPHIWLSPKRAIVIVETIADEMSKLEPEHKEVYQTNAKEYIAKLEAVDQEIKDALRDVKNRKFIVYHPAFGYLADDYDLEMYALEEEGKEATADRLIEMIDFAKEEGIKVIFYQAEISEGQAKSFAEEIGGETIMLAPLAEDYIDNLSRMANTMAESMQ; this is translated from the coding sequence ATGGCAATAAACAAAAAATGGACAGTATTGATAACCGGAATGATTCTGGTTCTAGCGGTGCTGAGTGGGTGTAACGCAAAAAATGAAGAGATTGCTGAACCGGGGATAAAGGAAGAAGGGGCAAAAAAAATAGTGGCTGTATCTGTCGTACCAGAAGCAAGTTTTGTCAAAGCAGTTTGCGGCGACTTGACAGAAGTTGTGACAATGATTCCTCCTGGCAATAGTCCGGAGAATTACGAGCCAACGCCACAGGAAATACAAAAATTTTCTGATGCATCGATTTACTTTTCAATCGGTGTACCTACAGAGAAGGAAAATATTATGCCTAATGTAGGAGAAAACACAAAGGTTGTTCCATTAAAAGAGGCGGTATCGTCGGTATACGCTGATCGTATGATTGGTGAGAGTCGTGACCCTCATATTTGGCTTTCGCCAAAGCGGGCAATTGTTATAGTAGAAACCATTGCAGACGAGATGAGCAAATTGGAGCCTGAACATAAAGAAGTTTACCAAACAAATGCCAAAGAGTATATTGCAAAACTAGAGGCAGTGGATCAAGAAATAAAAGATGCACTCCGTGATGTGAAAAATCGGAAATTCATTGTTTATCATCCTGCGTTTGGCTATCTTGCTGATGATTATGATCTTGAAATGTATGCACTTGAGGAAGAAGGGAAAGAGGCGACAGCAGATAGGCTGATAGAAATGATCGATTTTGCCAAAGAGGAAGGGATTAAGGTAATTTTCTATCAGGCAGAAATTTCGGAAGGACAAGCAAAGTCATTTGCGGAAGAAATTGGTGGAGAAACGATTATGCTTGCTCCTTTAGCGGAAGATTATATCGATAATTTAAGCCGTATGGCTAATACAATGGCGGAGAGTATGCAGTGA
- a CDS encoding ABC transporter ATP-binding protein, translated as MNDAIQISQLSVFYGHTPAITNINLNVQEGEYLGIIGPNGGGKTTLLNSVLGLIKPTSGNIKIYNGAVKNMRDYIGYVPQIAEMDKKFPISALETVMTAFLKNGFHPFFTYKKKDEYRAMEQLERMQIDKLAHRQVSELSGGEFQRLLIARALAADPKILLLDEPTASVDPASRAQIYDLLSKLNDAGMTIVMVTHDMLAVASSINKLACLNHRIVYHGEPQLTDDVCTAMYGCPIDLIAHGVPHRVLRNHDEGEI; from the coding sequence ATGAATGATGCAATACAAATCAGCCAGCTGAGTGTTTTTTACGGACATACACCTGCGATTACAAATATAAATTTGAATGTGCAGGAAGGCGAATATCTTGGCATCATTGGCCCAAACGGCGGAGGAAAAACAACACTCTTGAATTCTGTTTTGGGACTGATAAAGCCGACCAGCGGAAATATAAAAATTTATAATGGTGCAGTTAAGAATATGCGGGACTATATTGGATATGTACCGCAAATTGCCGAGATGGACAAAAAATTTCCCATATCGGCACTGGAGACTGTGATGACTGCGTTTCTTAAAAATGGATTCCATCCATTTTTTACTTATAAAAAAAAGGATGAATATCGAGCTATGGAGCAGCTTGAGCGAATGCAGATTGACAAGCTTGCACACCGTCAAGTTTCTGAGTTGTCAGGTGGCGAATTTCAAAGGCTTCTTATTGCAAGAGCACTTGCAGCAGATCCGAAAATATTGTTGTTGGATGAACCAACGGCTAGTGTTGACCCGGCATCGAGGGCGCAAATATATGATTTACTTTCAAAGTTAAATGATGCTGGAATGACGATTGTTATGGTAACTCATGATATGCTTGCAGTTGCTTCGTCCATTAATAAACTCGCGTGCCTAAACCATCGGATTGTATATCATGGGGAACCTCAACTGACGGATGATGTTTGCACTGCCATGTATGGCTGTCCGATCGATTTGATTGCTCATGGGGTTCCCCATAGAGTCTTACGAAACCATGACGAAGGAGAAATATAA
- a CDS encoding metal ABC transporter permease produces MIETLFKYNFLQNAVLSSLLASIICGIIGVIVVEKKLVMMSGGIAHTAYGGVGLGYLIGFEPMFGAILFAVASAFGIGYVHRKGGVYTDIMIALLWSLGMALGIAFIGFMPGYPPDLNSYLFGNILTVTRSDLYMMVLLTVIVVFVIITFFNDWKSFLFDSRFATILGMKTCFMEYLLLVLIALTAVVLMRVAGIILVIALLTAPAACASLLSDNLKLRMILASGLGALFCLSGLLISYKLGIASGATIIILSVLVYAVLFTVYISKRRRKEKEGAKNSI; encoded by the coding sequence GTGATTGAAACATTGTTTAAATACAATTTTTTGCAGAATGCAGTCCTTTCCAGTTTGCTTGCAAGCATTATATGTGGAATTATTGGTGTAATTGTAGTGGAAAAAAAGTTAGTGATGATGAGTGGGGGGATTGCACATACCGCTTATGGTGGAGTCGGATTAGGTTATCTTATCGGATTTGAGCCTATGTTTGGTGCAATCTTGTTTGCTGTTGCTTCCGCATTTGGAATCGGATATGTACACAGAAAAGGCGGTGTTTATACCGATATTATGATTGCATTATTGTGGTCGCTGGGAATGGCATTGGGAATTGCTTTCATCGGATTTATGCCAGGATATCCTCCAGACCTCAATTCATACCTTTTTGGAAATATTTTGACTGTGACGCGTTCGGATCTTTATATGATGGTACTGCTTACCGTGATCGTCGTATTTGTTATCATTACGTTTTTTAATGATTGGAAGTCTTTCTTGTTTGATAGCCGTTTCGCCACAATTTTAGGCATGAAAACCTGCTTCATGGAATATCTGCTTCTAGTGCTGATTGCCTTGACAGCGGTTGTACTTATGCGTGTTGCAGGTATTATTCTTGTCATTGCGCTGCTTACCGCTCCTGCAGCTTGTGCATCTCTGCTTTCAGATAACTTGAAATTACGTATGATCCTTGCTTCTGGTTTGGGGGCATTGTTCTGTTTATCCGGGCTTTTGATTTCTTATAAACTTGGAATTGCTTCTGGTGCTACGATTATCATATTATCGGTCTTGGTTTATGCAGTTCTTTTTACTGTGTATATCTCAAAGAGGAGAAGAAAGGAAAAAGAGGGTGCGAAAAATTCCATCTAA